The following proteins are encoded in a genomic region of Blastococcus colisei:
- a CDS encoding PHP domain-containing protein has translation MPPADALRRIAFLLERAREPSYRVQAFRTAAAVVDGLTDEQLDLKIATNTLKDLKGVGPKTAAVVVQAHKGQVPDYLTALEQQYAELVPMADDVADFRAALRGDLHLHSDWSDGGSPIREMAEAAIALGHEYMALTDHSPRLTVANGLTAARLEKQLDVVAELNEELAPFRILTGIECDINVDGSLDQSDELLDRLDVVVASVHSDLRADAKAMTARMLTAVANPHTDVLGHCTGRLVIGRRQRNGTQKPRPESQFDAEAVFSACVEFGTAVEINSRPERLDPPRRLLSLANELGCEFAIDTDAHAPGQLDWQGNGCERAIECGVPVERVINTRTVEELLAHTRP, from the coding sequence CTGCCGCCCGCGGACGCGCTCCGGAGAATCGCCTTCCTCCTGGAGCGCGCCCGCGAGCCCAGCTACCGGGTCCAGGCCTTCCGCACGGCCGCCGCCGTGGTCGACGGGCTGACCGACGAGCAGCTCGACCTCAAGATCGCCACGAACACGCTCAAGGACCTCAAGGGCGTCGGGCCGAAGACGGCGGCGGTCGTCGTGCAGGCGCACAAGGGCCAGGTCCCCGACTACCTGACGGCACTCGAGCAGCAGTACGCCGAGCTGGTCCCGATGGCCGACGACGTCGCCGACTTCCGGGCCGCCCTGCGCGGCGACCTCCACCTGCACTCCGACTGGTCCGACGGCGGCAGCCCGATCCGCGAGATGGCCGAGGCCGCGATCGCGCTGGGCCACGAGTACATGGCGCTCACCGACCACTCCCCCCGGCTGACGGTTGCCAACGGGCTCACCGCGGCGCGGCTGGAGAAGCAGCTCGACGTCGTCGCCGAGCTCAACGAGGAGCTCGCGCCGTTCCGGATCCTCACCGGCATCGAGTGCGACATCAACGTCGACGGCAGCCTCGACCAGTCCGACGAGCTGCTCGACCGGCTCGACGTCGTCGTCGCCAGCGTGCACTCCGACCTGCGGGCCGACGCGAAGGCCATGACGGCGCGGATGCTGACCGCCGTCGCCAACCCGCACACCGACGTCCTGGGCCACTGCACCGGCCGGCTGGTCATCGGCCGCCGGCAGCGCAACGGCACCCAGAAGCCCCGGCCGGAGAGCCAGTTCGACGCCGAGGCCGTGTTCAGCGCCTGCGTCGAGTTCGGCACCGCCGTGGAGATCAACTCCCGCCCCGAGCGGCTCGACCCGCCGCGCCGGCTGCTCTCGCTGGCCAACGAGCTCGGCTGCGAGTTCGCCATCGACACCGATGCGCACGCCCCGGGTCAGCTCGACTGGCAGGGCAACGGCTGCGAGCGGGCCATCGAGTGCGGGGTGCCGGTCGAGCGCGTGATCAACACCCGGACCGTCGAAGAGTTGCTGGCGCATACGCGGCCCTGA
- a CDS encoding DoxX family protein, with the protein MLVRRIARPLLAAPFVFGGVSTLRKPEDRVAGATPVVEKIAETADKQLPVQVPRDVQQWVQADAAVKVVAGSLFALGKLPRLTALVLSVSIVPTTLAGHRFWEHDDPTEQFGQISNFLKNTGLLGGLLLAAVDTEGRPSVGYRARRAAEKAANSTEKSFEKAQKRAAKAQKQAQKRAKKAKR; encoded by the coding sequence ATGCTGGTTCGCCGGATCGCCCGGCCCTTGCTCGCCGCCCCGTTCGTCTTCGGGGGCGTCAGCACCCTGCGCAAGCCGGAGGACCGCGTCGCAGGAGCCACCCCGGTCGTAGAGAAGATCGCCGAGACGGCCGACAAGCAGTTGCCGGTCCAGGTGCCTCGCGACGTCCAGCAGTGGGTGCAGGCCGACGCTGCCGTCAAGGTGGTCGCCGGTTCGCTCTTCGCGCTCGGCAAGCTGCCGCGGCTGACCGCGCTCGTGCTCTCGGTCTCCATCGTGCCGACCACGCTGGCCGGGCACCGGTTCTGGGAGCACGACGACCCGACCGAGCAGTTCGGCCAGATCTCGAACTTCCTCAAGAACACCGGCCTGCTCGGCGGCCTGCTGCTGGCCGCCGTCGACACCGAGGGCAGGCCGTCGGTCGGCTACCGCGCCCGTCGTGCCGCCGAGAAGGCCGCGAACAGCACCGAGAAGAGCTTCGAGAAGGCCCAGAAGCGCGCCGCCAAGGCGCAGAAGCAGGCCCAGAAGCGCGCCAAGAAGGCCAAGCGCTGA